Genomic segment of Panicum virgatum strain AP13 chromosome 9N, P.virgatum_v5, whole genome shotgun sequence:
CACTAATCCGAACACCAAGAACGAGATTTGGCTATGCTAGTAgacattttttttgaagggtgatatatatgtttatatatatgcTAGACATGCTCCATGCTCAAGTATCGAGTTACTGAGCATCCAATGATCTGAACATCCTaaaggtgtgtttagttggtgaaaaagtttagattttggtactgtagcacatttcattgttacttgacaaataatatccaattatggactaattagacttaaaaaattcagCTGGTAataatcagttaaactgtgtaattagttattttttcaactgcatttaatgctccatgcatgtgttcgaagattcgatgtgacgggtactgtgcaaaattttttggaaactaaacagggcctaagataAATGGGAACTGTGAATGATCTGAACAAGTGTCGAGTTACTAGCATCCAATGATCTGAACAAGCCGAGTACATACACATCAGATAGACTGTTGGGTCACTGAACACCTGAAAGTGACACACTGCTCTATCCAAACTTACGGGCTCCTCCTATCTTTTTTACTCAACACTACTGCTAGCTAGCTAACAAGCTAACACGCTCCATCGCAgcatcaaacaaacaaacaaacaaacaaaccgTAACCACTCCGCCCATTTTTTTCCAGCCCCTCAAAATGGGGGAGCCCGGAATCTATTCCTAGACCTCTGAAAAGCAGGGCGGGGAAAAACCTTGCCTTGGTTGGTTCCAGAAGTTAAACTCTAAACTATGTCTCATTTAAGAGAATTTTGatatttattaatattaaataaaatctaattacaaaactaattataacaaattatagattaattaggctcattagattcgtctcgcaaattaacactcatctgtcaaaaaaaattataaataaattttttttgatatttctaaatagtaagattttttttgataTGATAGAGGCTAAAAAAACTGATGGAAACAAACAGGACTGGTCGGAGGCCGCCGTTCCCAGTTGgccagttcgccgtgtgcccggaGTTGAGGCGTGTGCATGgccatggcccatggcaatTGGCAGGAGAGTGAGTGGTCGATCCTGTCAAGGAAAAAGCTGGTGAGGCGACGGGTGCGGGCGACGGAAAGTGATGCGCGCTGCCTGCCTGCCAGTGCCACAGCCTTCGCGAGGAAAAGGACGGCCCGATGCCATCCCCGCATCCCGTGCGCTAGTGGCCGCAGCTTCTGTTCCCACAATGAGAACAAGATCGAGCTGGGGCTTTTGGCCGCTTGGGTGCACGGCGAGGCGAGAGCAATGGAAAAGAAcgcgcagcggcgccggcgcacgACTTCGCCACTTGCACTGGCTGCCAAGTACTACCAACCGGGAGCAAGGACGACGACTCCGTGGCGTTTGTGCTAGAAAATTGTACGCGTTGTGCTGCCCGTCAGGATCGGTTGGCGATTCATCAATGCGGGAGGGAGGACGTACTGTGTTTGGTGATCCGACggttggtggggggggggggggggggtgggtcGGGACGACGGCACAGTGCGGAACCCTGTACGTGTCAAATCTGGTCCTGCCTCCAGCTTTATCTGGCTACAGCAACGGACACGCCACGTATCGACAAGGGGTCACTGTTGACTCGACAAGTCCGTGCGAGCTACACTGCTACTGGATCGATCCGATCATCCGGCGACGGCATCGGCAAGCAGCGTGCAGCCAGGGTCCGTGCAGGTGCCGCCGCTTTCGACTATAGGGGGCCAACGAGCCTGTtgggccggcacgggcacggcccgaGAAAAGCACGGCCCAAACACAGCCCGGCCCATGGCCTCGCGGGCCCGTGCCAAgcgccgggccgtgcctggccTGCAATCCCGGCCCGTGGCACTAGCACGGGCCCGGTCCGGCTAAGGCATCAGCACGGGGCGGCACGGCCTCAGCCCGTGAACTCCCGCGTCGCTCCCCCCTCACATCCTTCTCGCGACAGCCGACAGGCGACTCGCCGCTCGCGtcgctcctcccccgccgccgccgcgccgctccccctCCGGCCGGATCCGCAGCGCCGCTCCCTTCCTCCCGTCCGCGAGCTCGGACCTCGCCTCCGGCGTGCTCGGATCTCGCCTCCGTCCGCGAGCCGTCACCCCCTCCGCAGCCTCACCTTCGCGCTGCTGCTCTGCTCAGCCTCCTCCGCAGCCGGCGTGCGACCTCGGTGGTGGCGTCCCCTGCCTTTGCCGCGTCGCGTCGCCGGCCAGCCGCagctcgtcctcgccgccgtcgcccccaccCGTCGCCTGCGCGGCTGCGCCGGTCTCCCCCGCCATGatccgccccggccgccgccgctcgggcctGCCGTGCTGCCGTGCCCAGGGGCACGGCCCGGCACGCCGGCGCCCTCGTAGGGCTGTGCCCGGGCCGGGATGtcagcacggcggcgccgccatgccCCGGCGTGCCGTGCCTtcccgtgcccgtgccggccgTGCTCGGACCGTGCCCGTGTCGTGCGGCCCGGTTGGCCACCTATACTTTCGACCGGCACGGGCACGGACATTTGTTCGGCAGCCGCTAGTGGGCGCTAGTCTCGCTCGGCAGCAGTCGGCCGCCTCCGGCCAGCCAGTCGGCGCACTAACTCTTCTGCAGAGTGCAGAGCACGCCGTCGCAGCACGCCATGACCAGAACAGCTGCGTGGCGAATGGGCTTGCTTCGCCGATGAGGCAGGCCACGGCGAAGCGACGCGGCGTGGGGTCGTGGCCATTGACGACCGGTGGTTGCGTCGGTCGCGGACCGTGGCCCCGGCGCAAGCAACCGCGTCAGCCGGATGCCGTGACCGCGACGCCGGGTGGAAGGGCAGGGCCGAACCCCCCGAGGACGTCAACAAGGGCGGCCGTCGCGTGGGCCGGATGGGGAGGGAGCGCCGGAGCGCTAGCGATCGCGACGGGAGCACGGCGGGGTCGTCCGCGTCGCGCCCCCTCGCCCGCCGAGCACACGACGGGCGAGAGCAGAGCCGGGCGCTTGCGCACGAGTCGCTTTCGACGAGACAGCACGCGATACGGGAGGAGAGGGCCGCATCCCGGGCGCGAAAGTGCCTTGGCCGGGCCGATGAATCGGAGCTGGTTTTGGCGTCGTCCGGACTCCGGAGCCCGGAGGGACCGGTTCAGGTGAGTCGGGGTACCACCCCTTGCTTGCTTAGGGCAGCTCCAACCTTGTTACCAAAGGGGTGCCAAgataagagagaaaaagaaagttgAGGTGCTATATATTAGAGTGGGGGTACTACACTAGCACCTTCTAGCACCTGTGTCAACTTTAAACACCTGGTGCCTAGAGGAGAGATGGGAGAGGAGGGAAGTGGTGGAAAAGCTGTACTCGTGGGCCCACCTCAATCCATGGTGAAGTGCAAGGTGATACTATATATTGGACTGAATTTGACTAAGCTAGCAACTACGACGTAATAGTATCTTAGCACCATCTTAGGATCTATACGCAGTGGATGCCCTTATGTCCTGACGCGGGCACACGGATGCGTGCAGCAGTACTTGTGCCCTGTACAGTTTGAGGACGTATTTCCGCTGGAGCCGTGATTCGTCTCGGATTCTGTCAAAAATCGCCCGATGAGTTCGAAGTCCAAACTTGCGTGACACTGCTGCTTCAGAATTCAGAAACGTGCGTGCGTATGGTTGTCTGCCGCCTGACACTGCTGCTTCAGGATTCAGAACGTGCGTGCTTCCGGGTGGAGGACGACGCAACAGGTGGCCTCCCTCACCGTGCCTgtcctcgctgctgctgctggcttgcTGCTGATATCCAGCATGCGAGCATGTGAGCAGAGCACGACGCCCTTCTGCAGCTTTGCTTTCCGGGCGCCTCCACACTCAACGCTCCAATCACTGCTCCATCACTGCCCTTCTATTGGGTTACATTGGGCTGTCGTTTTCCGCCCACAGTGAGCGCTCGATCGCCGACGTATCGGGGAAATAGGATGGGGTAATCTATTACTATGCCTGAGTATTTTTTAGTTGTTCTACACTCGAATTTTTTTTACCGTTGGATGAAGATTCAACGAACCACGgtcatcttcaacctccagcTTCCGTGAAGCATAATCTTCCTCCTCCAACCATCTCCACAGAGGTCCTCATTTGCCACCCCCCGCGTGCCCCCGCCCTGCCGTAGCGCGGAGCTCTGGCGAGACCCTAGCCCGCCTGCGGCAGCCGCCTTCCTAccccgccaccgcccaccgatGTTGTCATCGACCCCGCCCTTCTTCTCCCCCGCCACCGGCCACCGGATAtccggccccggccggccggcggcgctcccgcgccgcctcgccctccgccgccggccgaaccaCCACCTCCGCCTGTCTTACCGCCGCCCCCGACCTCCTCTAGATCCGCCGGCCATTGGAGCCTCCCCCGACCCcagaaacccaaaccctaaaggctgccgcctcgacctccgcctgcggccggcggcgaggtgccgccggccgccgccgccgcccacctcccacccctccaACCTCGACGCACGATTTCTCTCCGACGGAGCTCAAGAAGAATAGGCAGCGAAATTCGAGTAGGGGGAGGAATAGAAATACGTGTAATATAGCTTTCCCGAATAGGGCCGATCACCAACGGAGGAAAAGGGCGCACACGACGCGGTGATACCGGGCAAGGAACGACAGCACGTTCTCTCCCCGGACCTTGAGCGTGCTGATGCGTGTGGACGTGTGGTGTGGTGGCTCTTGGTTGGAGAAGCAGAAGCACAAGCAGTCAAGCTCCCCTACGCCATTGGGTCTACATGATGCCTACATTGATAGCCTACATGGCCAGCTAGAGCAGTCAAGCTCCCCACCCCACTGCTCTGCGATAGTGACTACGTGACATATCAATTAGCGATATGTCACGTAGCACTAACATGCTGGATGCCATTTTAGCGAAAAAAAAAGTTCGCAGCTTCCGTGATCCCGGGGTGCATTAATGCATCGCACCAGACCCGCTCGGCGCGAATTTTCGTGCCGAAACAAAATGTCTAAAACCACACCCAAACAACAATTTGGGTCTATTGGAGTATGTTGGACGCGATTTTAGCGAAAAAGTTTTCGTAACTTCGGTGGGCCTAGGGATGCATTTATTGCACTGCACCAAACCCGTTTTGCCCGAATTGTCGTGCCGAAACGAAATGGCCAAAAACACATCCAAACATCATTTTGGGCCTTTAGGAGAATGTTGGATGCGATTTTGGCGAAAAAGTTTTCCTAACTTCAGTGGGCCTGggggtgcatttattgcactgcACCAGACCCGTTCTGCGCGAGTTGTCGTGCCGAAACGAAATGGCCAAAAACACATCCAATGATCCTTTGGAGAGcctgtttagttaccaaaaatttctGGCTCActtttagacacatgcatggagcattaaatgtagttaaaaaataaaactaattgcacagtttagatgTATACAAcgaaacgaatcttttaagtctaattagtgcatCATAAGTGCTATAGTaatccacatgtgctaatgatgcggtcaaaggcctcaaaagattcgtctcgcaattttcaagcaagttctgaaattaattttttaattagtgcccgAAAATCTCTTCTAACATCTGATAAAACATTTGATATGACCTttataccaaaaattttcatcaacTAAACCGCCTGAGTACGATGGACACGATTTTAGCGAAAAAAATTCCCAACTTTAGTGGTCTTGGGGGTGCATTTAATGCACTGCACTAGACCTGTTCTGCGCGAGTTTTCGTGCCGAAACGAAATGTCCTAAAACACATCCAAACATCATTTTTGGCCTTTTGGAGTATGTTGGACGCAGTTTTAGCGAAAAAAGTTTTCACAATATCTGTAGTCTCggggtgcatttattgcactgcACCAGACCCGTTCTGCGCGACTTTTTGTGCCGAAACGAAATGTCCAGAAACACATCTAAACATCATTTTCGGCCTATTCGAGTATGTTAGACACGATTTTGGTGGAAAAAAATTTCACGACTTCTGCGGGCCCGGGGATGCATTTATTGCATTGCACCAGACCCGTTCTACGCGTGTTTTTGTGCCGAAACGAAATGTCGAAAAACACATCCAAACATAATTTTGGGCCTATTGGACGCGATTTTGGTGAAAAAAAGTTTTTGCAACTTCTATGGGCTCGggagtgcatttattgcactgcACCAGACCCGTTCTATGCGAGTTTTCATGCCAAAACGAAATGTCCAAAAACACATCCAAACAACATTTTGGGACTTTTGGAGTATGTTGTACGCGATTTTAGCGAAAAAAGTTTTCGCAACATCTGTGGGCTCGgaggtgcatttattgcactgcACCAGACCCATTCTACGCGAGTTTTCGTGCCGAAACGAAATGGCTAAAAACACATCCAAACAACATTTTGGACGTAAAAACAAGTCTCTAATTTTCTGTGTGGATATCATGTATTTTACGCTTATACGTGCGTGCACTTgaaccttttttttccttcttactTACTGCAGCATGacaaaaaaaagaggagaaaagagaagaaatacGAGTAAGGCCCAACAGTTTTCGGCCCACCAGCAGAATCAGTAGTGCCCGTGTGCTCCCCCTGTGCTGAGGAATTGATGTGCCCGACGGCGTGTCTGGCGGAGCGTGTCTGCCCGCCGGTGAAAATCGCCATTCGTAGCGGTATCGGTGGGCGAGTCTGCCTGCTGCTACAGTGCGTTTAGACCCGCCGCTACAGTACAGTTTTGTTGTAGTGATAGATTTCTAAAATAGTGTCCGCCGTCATTTGATTGTGGAAACTTGTGCCAGATTTATGAAACCCCTTCTGTATATGCTTAAAAAAAAGTCTCAAGGAGACACACTTGAAGCAAGAAGGGCAGACGAAAACAAGATAAGCCATCACCAGCATACCACTGTGATGGTTTTCTCAACACACGTCATAAAAGCGTGGCGAATTTTTGTGATGGTTTTACGAGATCACAGACACTAGCTTGTGGAATCTTGTGTCGGGTTTTTGAAACTCCATCTGTATAGTTCTAAAAGTATAGCAATATCTCACAGCCTCCGAGACAAAATTGAAAGTCCCGGCCCCAACACAACTCACTCGTGCAACAACTAGTGGATGCACGCACGAGAAGGTGGAGGGGCCACGAGAGATGGTTGGATGCATGCACAAGCTAGATGGCTGGATGATTTTGAGGGCTGCACAAGACCTAGAGTAACAGTTGATAGTTATTTCTTGGTCTTTGCACATACCTTTAGGCGACGGAGAAAAcgagatggagggagtattatgACTTGATTTTCCAGAAATAGCATAACATTAAAGTTTTGAGCGATCTGCTTGACTACCAAGTATTACCCTATCTATACAAGTTACATCATGATGTTCATGGCCTTTGGTTTatataggccgtgtttagatccaaaatttttgtaaattgtCTGAATGGTGTATTGAATATAGTCggaaaataaatcgcattacacaaatgaactgtaaatcgcgaaatgaatctaatgagactaattaggTCGTGATTAtatactaaattgctacagtaaaactACAGCAACATATGCTACTGATGGATTAAttatgttcattagattcgtctcgtagtttacaaacgagatctataattagttttattattagtctatatttaatacttcaaatgtgaaagattccctttcaaaaatccaaaatccaaactaaactaaacacACCCGTAATATATAGAAGCATAAatgcattcttttttttttgcgaaacagCATGCAATTGTTTTTCTAGCTTCTCTTTTACTGATGTAGCCGTAGGTACCAattttgctcattagattcgtcttgtagtttacagacgaaatctataattagttttgtgattagtctacatttaatatttcaaatgtgaAAGATTCCattccaaaaatccaaaaatctaaAATCCAAAgtaaactaaacacacccataatATATAGAAGCATGAAtgcattcttcttttttttgcgaaacaGCGTGCAATTGTTTTTCTAGCTTCTCTTTTACTGATGTAGCAGTAGGTACCAATTTTGTATCTTTTATATAATGTTATTACATTTGGATTTGAAACTTTGCGTGCATATCTATCATCATATCAACTACACGTACGTATggcaagtttcataattttttttgacatgtgatttttttttctctttccggTGGGATGTCCGACAGGTGGGAGAAAAATCCATATCCCACGCACATGCCAGAAGCATGTTTGAACAAGTGTGTTACAATACAGTATAATTTCTTGAGTTGTCAACTTTGTGTCAACCGAAAGAAAGAATTCCAAGGATTAATAAAAAAAAGACATATCTGGATCAAGCACTGttcttgcatatatatgttgCGCAATATTAGCATGGGTGCCACCACTTACATATTActtcttgcaaaaaaaaagtattgAATAGTTCTTAGCTAAGTTGTTCCATGCGTGACACCGTCTTGTCAATCTCGCTCGCTTAGAGATATTCGCTGTGTTCGTTTGGctgtagctggtggctggtattGATTTAGTATAAGAGAACAATATTGTTGACTGgttggtagctggtggctgatACTGATGATTTAGTATAAGAGAACAATACTGCTGGCTAGTTGGCTGACAAGCAAAACGAACAGTGCGATTATATACTCTGGTGCTCGGACATAATAATGGCGCTAATGGCTTCGGCCTTCGGGCACAGTATGTAGCTAGGTTGATCAGTACGCGGCCTTGGACTCGATCCTGGGCTTGGTCACGATAGTGATGCCCTGGGTACGGGGCACGATGACGACGTTCACGGCGCCGTCGTTGGCCGCGCCAATGTCGTTGAGCACGTCGTCCAGCGGCAGCTCGACCGGCACAACCAGCGTgttcttgccgccgccgcgcggcaggCTGGCGAAGCTCCCGGCGTACTCTTTGTAGCGGGGGTCCAAGTTGCCGGCTTGCTCCGGCGCGACGTTGATGACCACGTCGAACTTGGCCTCCTCCCTGGGGCTGAATTCGACGGCGTCGAACACCAGCACCTGCTGCTGCTTGGGCGTGGTGGGCTTGGGCCGCGCAACGGACGGCAGCTCCACGTTCTGGCCTTGCGTTAGCCTCAGCGGGGACAAGTTGTATTTCATTTTTGGGAAAGATCCAGATATGAAATAGTTATTTATAGTGCCGGCGCCCGTGCTGGTGGCCTTGGTCTTGCTGTCGGAGCTCAAATCCGGCGCGCTGTCCTCCCACGGCTGCTTcttctcctcgtcgtcctcgtacCGGTAGCCGAGCTTCGCCGGGTCGAGGAAGTCGCGGACGGTGACGCGGACGAGACTCTTGTCCTTGTCGTAGAAGGTGAAGCTGGTGTTGAGCCACTCCTGATCCTCGAAGTTGCGGCCTTCGAGCCTGGTGGACCAGATGTGCCAGAGGCGGTCCGCGTTGGCGTGGTGCGAGTAGAACACCGGGTCGCGCGACGCCGTGCCCAGGAAGCCCATGTCCAACTCACAAACCTTCCCATTGTCCTTGTCCTTGCACATGCTCGGGTTGCCCAGCCAGATGTGGATGCCGGTGTGCGCCGCCGACTCCAGCTTGCCGGATGTGCCTGAATTCCTATCCACCGCGGGGGAGAAATTGCCGCCCAGGAAGTCGCTCGCCCCTAGCGCGTTCTTCCCGTCCCGCATCTTCATCTATATATACATTCAAGAAGAGTACACGTATGAAATCTAGTAGCTAATTGCAAGGAATGGTTATATCTTTTGTGGTATTAATTGTAACGGAGGAATATGGTTGTGTACGTATGACGAAGTTAATATATATATTGACGAGTAAATTTCACAAAGGAATAACAAATAAAGCTACAGATTTAATTCAGAAGGTGTGTTGCGTACGTATTTTACAACTTGTAGCGTAAATTAATATGtattgttatatatatatatatatatatatatatatatatatatatatatatatatatatatatatatatcgtgaAAGTACATATTAGCTAGTTATATTAAGGAGTTAATTTATCATAAAACTACATATTTACTATATTCGATCATTAAGTTTTGTAGTTTTTTGCTATACATTAGATCATAAAAAATCTGCAGTTTCTTATTATATATTACTTGCTTATAAAGATGTGTAATTTTGCGATAATTTTATCGAATAAGTCTATATCGACACGTACCCACCTGACAATAGATGTGGGCGAGGTTTTCCTTGACCAGGTCGTTGTGCTGCCCTGCCCTGCCTGAATATCTTTCGGCGGGTCAAACGGGATGAGGACACCGTCCTTCGGGTGCATGAAATTGACGTAGGCGTTGACGTGCTCCGGGTTCCGCTTGGCGTCGTACAGCGGCGAGGTGCTGTCCTCGAACATGGCCGGCAGCGCCATGCCGGCCGGCGCGTCCCAGTTCCAGTAGGGCAGCGCGAAGGTGTCGTCGTCGATGAGGCTGCCGAGGATGCGCTCGTAGAAGTAGATGTACATGCGGTGCCACGGCGCGAACAACCACGAGAAGTGCACGTCGAACGGCTCGTttccggcaccggcggcgccgaggagatGGTAGTGGCCGTCGCAGTAGGCCTCGTGGATCGCCGCCTGTCTGGCGAAGTTGCGCGGGTCGTCGGCCGGCAGCTCCCGCATCTTCGTCAGCGCCTTTTTGTACTTTTCCACGAGGTCGAGGTGCTCGTCGGCGCGGTGCGCCGGCCAAAGCACGCGGCTGACGGACAATGGCGGCTTGAAGCAGGCCCGTGCCAGGGGGCGTGCGGCCCGTGCGGCTGCATAGGGCCTCATTTTTTTTGGGACCCCAAAATTTGTAGCAGCTTATTAACTCCCTGCATTCTTCCTACTTGGCCGGCCCTAATACAAATGATGAAACGGACGCATGCCACGCCCTTGCCCTGCACAAAACAAAAAGGCCCGCAACACTGAGGAGTCCtgacgcccgccgcccgccagtTTAGTTGCCGTGCTGTCTTCCTCTAATCCTGTGCCGATTCATCTTCAGTTCTTGTTTTTCACGAGTCACGACACCAAGGGCTGAGCTGTCGAGGTAGATGCCAGACGGCAAGGCAGGCAACACCGTGTCACCGCCGAGGCCATGATCACGAGttcgcgacggcgacgcggtgCAGCAGCCGGCCAGCGGCCCCAGGGCAGGCGGAGAATTCAGCAACGACAGGTCGGCAATTTTAACTCTTCACACAATTGACTGGCTTAAAGGAGAAGGTAAAtagatatttttttaattccccAACTGTattgatatacatatatacttGTATCCTTTGAGTCTTTAATTGATTAATTATAATTTTGTTCTTTCATCTTTTATGTTAGAAAACGATCGATTGAAGCCATATTTTTTGCAAATCGATTTAGAAAATATGATTCTGCAAGCCAAAAATATAAAGATAGTAAGTCTAGTAGGCATTATTTCAGAATTTCGCACAGGGCCCCGGTTGATGCCGGCACGGCCCTAGCTTGAAGTCGAGGGCGGGGCACACGTTGTCCCCCTTCGGGTCGTCGCACACGAGGCGGTCCTCCGTGACCGTGATTTTGCCCTGTTCTTGTTGCTGTCGTCCGGCTCGGTACCGGCGGCGACAGCCAGGTTGGGGTACACGCCGAGGGCGACGCCAGTCAGGCCGGCGAGCACGTCCCGACGGTCGATGCGGAAGTAGTCACCACCAGCAGCCCTGCACAGCAGCGTGGTGCGGCGCTGGGccttcttcctgctgctgccgagcgAGGCGGCGGGGCAAGCAGAGGCGGCAGCGGTCCTGGGGAAGAGCTGGAGATGGTACCCGGCTCCAGCGCTCGCCATGCTGTGTGTCTGTGTACTGTGGACACTGCTGGCCGGTAGCTAAGTGGATGATGAGTGAGTGTTGTATGTGTTGGAGTGCCACCTTTTATAGACTCGATCAACCGCTACCTGCCGGCCGGTTCCAACAACGAATACAAAAAAGGTGGAACGAGAGCTTGTGTCTCAACAATGTATTTCTCAGTCTACAGTTACAGTTTTTTGAATAGCGAAAGAACGTTTCCTTGTGGTGGAACTTAGCTTGTCCATCCAGATTCGTGTAAAAAGCTCCATATGGTTGATGGCGGTCGTGTGGTCGTCCTCGCCGGACACCTGTATGTGTATTGTCCTTGTGGGTGTTACTTCGTATTTAAATTATTATCGTCTGGATAaaaaaattgattgaaaaaatgAACTAATATTATTATCTTTTTTTACTCAATATATATTACTACCTTCGTCCAGAAATATAAGGATTTGTTGACTTTTTAAACTTTGATTTTGACCATTCGccttattcaaaaatatttgtgaAAATATAGAAACCAATAAGTTATAGTTAAAGTGTATAGAATTATAAAACATATCATAACAAAGTAAAtagtatttttgtaatttttttttaaaaaatgaatGGTCAAACGTGATCGGCAAAagtcaatatttttttatatttctgGACGGAGGAAGTATTATCTTATTAATATTAAAAGAAAGAACGGATAAAAATATACGAAGGAAGTCGTAGATAGATTGCCTGCCGGGCACACGCCATTGGTCTGCCGGCCCTTTCGCTCCCATGTATGTGTCTCCACGCCGTCGTGTTTCTTGCCTGGTTTTGGCCAGCTAGCATTGTCCGGGAGTACACGAGAAACACGAGTACGATAAATGatatggggttgtttggttggGTGACCAACTCCCAACCAGACTTCCGGTGGCCACCCAACTCGCGTTTGGATGCCTGTATAGACCCTGTAGCCTGTCCGTCCCTGGCTGTGCAGTGACGGGTCGTTGGCCTGGCTCCATGGAAATGCGAGGATCGGCCGCTTCCGCGGAGCCAAGCTTAGCCAAGCCGTTCCTACTCAACACTGCGTATCGAATCATTCCCTCCTTCCACCGCTCACCTCCTTACCTCACGTTCGACCAGCCCACCATAGGCTGGCGGCGCACTCCCGGGGTCGGCGGAGGCGC
This window contains:
- the LOC120689365 gene encoding polyphenol oxidase I, chloroplastic-like, which codes for MASAGAGYHLQLFPRTAAASACPAASLGSSRKKAQRRTTLLCRAAGGDYFRIDRRDVLAGLTGVALGVYPNLAVAAGTEPDDSNKNRAKSRRVLWPAHRADEHLDLVEKYKKALTKMRELPADDPRNFARQAAIHEAYCDGHYHLLGAAGAGNEPFDVHFSWLFAPWHRMYIYFYERILGSLIDDDTFALPYWNWDAPAGMALPAMFEDSTSPLYDAKRNPEHVNAYVNFMHPKDGVLIPFDPPKDIQAGQGSTTTWSRKTSPTSIVRWMKMRDGKNALGASDFLGGNFSPAVDRNSGTSGKLESAAHTGIHIWLGNPSMCKDKDNGKVCELDMGFLGTASRDPVFYSHHANADRLWHIWSTRLEGRNFEDQEWLNTSFTFYDKDKSLVRVTVRDFLDPAKLGYRYEDDEEKKQPWEDSAPDLSSDSKTKATSTGAGTINNYFISGSFPKMKYNLSPLRLTQGQNVELPSVARPKPTTPKQQQVLVFDAVEFSPREEAKFDVVINVAPEQAGNLDPRYKEYAGSFASLPRGGGKNTLVVPVELPLDDVLNDIGAANDGAVNVVIVPRTQGITIVTKPRIESKAAY